The Roseibium sp. Sym1 nucleotide sequence GATCACCGGGACCACGCCGATCTTCAGGTCCGCCAGGGACGACAGGTTGACGGTGTCATTGACGACGGCACCGTGCAGGCCCTCGTAGAAGAGCAGGTCCGACCCTTTTTCCAGAGGCGCCCAGTCGGTGAAGCTGCCGGGTGCGGCGCCGTAGCGTTCGGCCTCTTCCTCGTCGTGAACATAGTGCCGGGTCTCACCCCCGCCGGTCTCGCCATAGGTGCGGAAAACCTCTTCCAGCTTTTCCAGCTCGTTGGCGTCGTAGCTGAAATGGCTGAAGGTCTCGTCGCCGGCACTCTTGCGGGTGTCCAGTTCCTGTTTCATCTGGGTCCGGTCGTAGCGGTGAAACGCGTCCCCCTCGATCGAGACGGTGCGGATGCCTTCCCGCCGGAAGATCTGGTCGAAGGTGCTCTTGACCGTCGTCGTGCCCGCACCCGAGGAGCCGGTCACCGAGATGATCGGATGTTTCTTGGACATGGTTATCCTTCAAAATCTTGTTGCGCCCGGAGGCGTGGATGTCAGCCGCGGAACAGGCCGCGGGTGCCGAACAGGGCAGAGACTTCCTGGTCGGGCAGGTCGTGATAGGCGGTGACACGGTCGACCTTGTCGACCGATCCGAAGACAAACGGCGTGCGCTGGTGGAGCGTTTCAGCCGCCTGGTCGAGCAGGCGGTCGGTTCCGGTGGTTGCCCTGCCGCCGGCCTGTTCGACGAGAAAGGCGATCGGCGCGCATTCGTAGACGCTGCGCAGGCGGCCTTTCTCGTAGCCGGCCCGGCTGTCCGCCGGATAGAGGAAGATGCCACCCCGGTTCAGGATCCGGTGGGTCTCGGCCACAAGAGAGGCCACCCAGCGCATGTTGAAGTTCTTGTCACGCGGGCCTTCGGCGCCTGCCAGGCAATCGTCGATATAGGCACGGACCGGCTTGGACCAGTGGCGGTAGTTCGACGCGTTGATGGCGAATTCGCTGGCGGTCGCGGGGATGACGAGACGGTCGTTGGCCAGTTTGAACTGCCGGTCGATGGGGTCGAGCACATAATGCTGCACGCCTTCGCCGAAGGTCAGGATAAGCGCGGTCTGCGGACCGTAGATGAAATAGCCTGCCGCCAGCTGTTCGCTCGCGGGGCGCAGGAACGAGGCTTCCGCGTCATCCGTTGCCTGGAAAACGGAAAAAATGGTGCCGATCGACACGTTGGCGTCGATGTTGGATGAGCCGTCGAGTGGATCGATGGCAAGCGCGAAGCGGCCGCCGGGTGCCCGTTCCTGGATGTCGTCGCGCTCTTCCGAGGCGTACCAGCGGACATCGCAATTCGACAGGGCGTCGAAAAAGGCCGTGTCTGCCTCGACATCGAGGGCCTTCTGGGTATCGCCGTCCGTGTTCTGACCGACCTCTCGGCCGAGGCCGCCGGTCAGGGGACCCATGGCAATGGTTCGCGATAGGCTCTCCGCGACCTGGCAAAGGCCGTCGATCAGCGCGAAACCATCCGATGGGATTCGGTCCGGTTCGATTGCCGGGCGTGTCGCTTTCATCAAGGCCTCCCGTCCTTGTGGGCTCGCCTTGATATTCACGGTTCTGGCTGTAAACTGAATTTAAAACTTCATAACCTGAATTAAAGAAAATTAAATGACGCCAATAAACACGATCACGTTCAAGCAATTACGGGCCCTGGCCGCCGTGGTGAAGACCGGCGGCATCAGCGGCTCTGCGGAGATTCTGGGGCTGACGCCGCCCGCGGTGCACACCCAGCTCAGGGTTCTTGAGGAAAATTTCGGCTGTGCGCTCGTCAACCGGACCAGGGCCGGCAGCTTCGAGGCGACACCGGCGGGCAACGCGCTTCTGGAGGCCTACGAAACCTCCCTGTCGGCACTGGGCAAGGCGATCGGCAGCATCGATGCCATGAAGAAAGGCCGGGCCGGGCGCGTGGTGCTGGGTGTGGTCAGCACGGGCAAGTATTTTGCGCCGTCGATCGTCGCGCAGTTGAAACGGGACTATCCCGACATCGAGGTGGTGCTGCAGGTGGGCAACCGGGACCGGACCATTTCGGATCTCGGCTCCGGCAAGATCGATTTGGCGATCATGGGCAGGCCGCCGCGCCAGCCCGAGGTGACCGCCTACAATATCGGCGATCATCCCCATATCCTGATTGCAAACCCTGCGCATCCGCTGGTCACGGGCGGCAAAGTGGACAAGGCGGATATCCTGAGGGAGAACTTCATCATGCGTGAACCCGGCTCGGGGACGCGGATCCTGTCCATGCGTTTCCTGGACCAGCTCAGCGAGGGCCAGACCTTCACCTTCACGGAGATGGAATCGAACGAGTCGATCAAGCAGGCCGTGATTGCAGGGCTTGGTATTGCGCTGATTTCCGCACATACCGTGATCGAGGAACTGAAGTCGGGTCGCCTGGCCATTTTGAGGGCCGCGCCCCTGCCGATCATCCGGCACTGGTTCGTGCTGCATCGGGCCGACCTCACTCCGGATCCCGCGATGCAGAAGGTGCTGGACTATATCCGCGGCAATGGCGAGGCCCTTCTGGCGGAAGGCGAAATTTCCTCCCTGCTGGCAGCCGGGTGATCCCGGGAACGGGTGCCCCGCTCGCGGTGCGGAACCTGATCGACCGTGCCTGGCACGGGCGGCGATTGCCTGACCGCGTCTCCTTTGCAATCATCCCGAAGCCCTGGCGCGCCCGCTCCGGGTCCTTTGCACCAGCCGGCCGCGAAAAATCGCGTCCTGTCTCCAGACACGGGTTTTTCGTCCGCAATGCCTCATCTTTTTCTCAACCGGCCCAGAAATTTCGACCTGACGGCCAAACCTGCGACAAGGGGCAAGGAACTCCTCTGGGAGAGCGTCAACGCTGCCTTTTACAAGATCGGCGGTTTGATCTTCATCTTCGGCAGCGTGCTCTTTTTTCCTGCCTTCGAGGCCTATGAGGATGTCGGTGCCTGGTTGTTCGTCGTCGGGTCGCTGTTCTACCTGCTGGTGACCGGGCATGACCTTATCGAAGTGATCAATGCGCGGCGTCGCCGGTCCGGTCCGCCGGGCTTGTGGGACCGGCTCGAGGCCGCTGCCGCGCTGACCTATGTCGGGGGGACACTTCTGTTCATCGTCGGCAGCCTGTGTTTTCTCAAGCGGTTTGGTGCGGAGGAGGCCGGAGCCACCTGCTTTGTCGTCGGCAGTCTCCTGTTTGTCGCCGGTGCGGTCGTGAACGTGCTCCAGATCGTGACCGCCGGCAGCCTGATCAAGCTGCAGCTGATGAACCTGACGGCGATTTCCTTCGTGACGGGGTCGGTCCTGTTTGCCGTTGCCTCGGTACCGTATCTCTGGACGGTGAAGAACAGCGCGGACGCCCGGGAACTCTATGCCTATCTGGCACTTCTTTACGTCATCGGCAGCGTGCTGTTCCTGCTCGGAGGCATCTTCAACTACTGGCGTGCCCTGCTTGTCATCCGGGGCGTCAGCCGCTTGCGTGACCTGCTCCGTGCGAGCAGGTGAAGCCTGTCTGCCCGCCTGGCTGCTAGGTCAGAAATATTCCGGGTTCCGGGCGACGATCTGTTCGACTTTCTCAAGCGTTCCAGAGAGGTGGGCCCGCACGGCTTCGTCGCAGGCCCGGGCATCGCCCTGTTCGATCGAATCAAGAATAAGCCTGTGGTATTTGAGGATGTTCGACGCCTTCCCCGGATCGGGCAGGTTGAGGTTGCGCAAGCGGTCGATATGGCCTGACCGGGACTCGACCAGCGCGTGGAGATTGGCCACGCCCGCCGATTGAAACAGCGACAGGTGAAACTGCTTGTCCAGGGCTGCGAACGCATCCAGGAGCCCGTCCGACAGGGCCTTTTCCTGCAGGCTCAGTATTTTCCGCGCCGTTGCGGTACTGCCGGAAGCTTTCTCCAGGGCCAGCTTCCGAGTGATTTCAAGTTCAAGGGACAGTCTCAGGAACTGCGTTTCACGCGCCTGATCGACATCGATCTTCGAGACTTCGGTCTTGGATTGGGGGTAGATGGTGAGAAGCCCTTCCTCCTCCAGCTTCATCATGGCGTCACGCACCGGCGTCTGGCTGACGCCGTAGTGTTTCGCGATCTCGCCGCGTGACAGGCCCAGGCCGGGATGGAGTTCGAGCGAAATGATCCTGGAGCGCAGGGATTCCTGGATCTGCTGGCTCACGGAGATGCGTTTTATCCGCTCTCCCTGCTCGTGTCCTTCGCTTCCGTTGAACGCCTCAAGAAGGTGAGCCGGCTTGAAATTCATCGGGTCTTCCTCTCTGCCCTTTCCAGGAGATTTCCGGGTCACAATACATCAGGCTTGCAAAAGATACACTAATATATTAGTGCATTAGTCAGACGGGGGTGCTCCCGCCTATGATTAGGAGGAAATCATGAAATCGAATATCGCAGCGCTGGTCGCGGTGACCGTTTCCGCACTGGCAACACAAGCGAACGCCGAAACATTCAACATTCAGTCGTCGTTCAACGCGGGGGACTTTTCCACCCAGTACCTGACTGAAAACTGGTTGCCGAAACTCAAGGAGAGGACCGGCGGCCGGGTCGAGATCGTGTTGACACCGAACGGTTCCGTGGTCCCGGCGCGTGAAACCCCGGATGCCGTGGCCGCGGGCGTTCTCGAGGGTGACTTCACCTCGGTGAACTATTTTGCCGGCCGCGAGCCCGCGTTCGCAATTCTCGGAGACCTGATCTCCGGCTACGACACGCCCCAGCAGATGCTCGGTTTCTGCAAGGACGGCGGCGGCGAGGCCATGATGCAGAAGGCTGCCGACACGATCACGGGTGGTGAAGTCCACGTCGTGGCCTGCGGTCCCTATTCGCGTGAAGCCCTCCCGGCCCGTACGCCCATCCGCACATTCGAAGACCTGAAAGGCAAGAAAATCCGTTCGCCCGAAGGCCTCGCGGCTGCCGTCTTCCAGGCCGCCGGTGCCTCGCCGCTTTCCATTCCGTTTTCCGAAGTCTACGGGGCGCTGGAAAAAGGCATCGTGGATGCCGCCGACGCGTCCGCCTATGTGAACAACGACGCAACCGGCCTTCACGACGTCGCGCCTTACCCGCTCTATCCGGGCATCCATTCGATGCCGTCGATGCAGTTCACGATCAACAAGGCCGTCTGGGATGACCTGTCCGCAGAGGATCAGAAGACTTTGCGCGACTGGTGGTATGAGGCCATGTACGCAATGGCGGACGAAGTGGGCAGGAAGGACCGTGAACTGGCCGAGCGCGACAGCGGCTCGGAGAAGATCGAAGTGATCGACTGGGCCCAGGAAGACCGCGACAAGCTGCGTGAAGTCGCCCGCGAGCAATGGGAAGCCTATGCCGAGAAATCCGATCTGGCCAAGGAAGCCCTCGCGGCGAACATCGCCTACATGACCGAGATCGGGCTCTTCAAGAAGTAACCTTCCCGTCTCTCCCACCGACGGGACGCCAGCCGGTTTCACACAGGCGGGCGTCCCGCATCCTTCGTTCCCACCTTCACATTTCCGGGAAGATAATGAAGCGTATTCTCGCCACCTATGCCGGTATAATGGACCGCATAAGTGTCTTTGTCGGCCAGGGCTGCTCCGTCCTCTTGTTTGCCTGCATCATCGTGTCGGCACTTGAGGTTGTCCTGCGCTACGGCTTTGACAGACCCACCGTGTGGTCGACCGAACTGGCCATGACCCTGTGCGCGTCGGCATGGGTGCTCGCGGTCGGTTACGTGACCGAACGCCGCCGCCACATTTCCATCACCATGATCGAGGGGCTGGTCAGCCCGCAAACCTGGCGCCGCCTGCGGCTGTTCCAGATGCTGGTCGCGATCGGGTCGCTGACCATTCTCGTAATGGCGCTCTGGGATCCGGCCGTGAAGGTCCTCAAGCGGACCGAGCATTCGGGTACGGCCCTGAATTCGCTCCAGCCAACCTATCTGAAGGTTCTCCTGTTGATCGGCTGCTGTCTCTATATCGCGCAACTTCTGGCAAACATCATCCGCTGGGCACAGGGAACGGAAGGGGAGATGCGCGATGGGCATTGAGCTGATCACCCTTCTTATCGTCGTCTCCCTTCTTGCGCTGATGGCGGCGGGTGTGCCGCTCGGCATCACCACGCTGACCGTGTCGCTGGGAACGGCAATCCTCTATTTCGGCGAACGGGCAGGGTTCTTCATCGTTGCCGCCAATGTCGGCGAGGTCCTGCACAAATATGAACTGATCGCGGTTCCCTTCTTCGTCTTCATGGCCAATGTGCTGGAGCGATCCGGGATTGCGAAATCCCTGTTCGATTCCATGGCGATCATGGGCGGCCGATTCCGTGGCTCCGTCGCGGTGCAGACCTGCATCGTGGCCGTGGTCCTGGCGGCCATGTCCGGGATCATGGGTGGCGAGATCGTCATGCTCGGCCTGATCGCCCTGCCGCAGATGTTGCGGCTCGGTTACGACCGCAAGCTGTCCATCGGCATCATCTGTGCCGCAGGCGCCCTGGCGACGCTGATCCCGCCATCGGTCGTGCTGATCATCTACGGTCTGGCGGCACAGGTCTCGATCACCAAGCTGTTCGCGGCGTCCGCCGTGCCGGGGCTGATCCTGGCCAGCCTGTTCATCACCTATATCCTCATCCGCGTCCGGCTCAATCCGGCCCTGGCACCCATCTTCGACATTCCGGAGACGGGTCTGCCGTTCCACCAGCGCCTGAAGTTCCTGAAAGGCGTCGCGTTGCCGGGTCTTCTGATCGGAGCGGTCCTGGGCGTGATCTACTCGGGCATCGCCACGGTGACCGAAGCCGCGGCCGTCGGAGCGGTCGGCGCGGTGGTCGTTGCCGGCGTGCGCAAGGAGCTGACCTGGACGATGGTCCGCGACGCCATGCGGCAAACGGTGATCACGGTGGGCTCCATCATCTGGCTGGTGCTCGGCGCCGTGTCGCTGATCGGGATCTACAACCGCATCGGTGGCGGCGAGTTCCTGCGCGGCTTGCTGACGTCGCTGGACGTTGCGCCGATCATGGTGATCGTCGCGATGATGCTGATCGTCATGGTGCTCGGAACCTTCCTGGAATGGATTGCCATCATCTTCATCACCGTGCCGATCTTCGCCCCCGTGGTGGTGGATCTCGGCTTCGATCCGGTATGGTTCGGTGTCCTGTTCGCCATGAACATCCAGATCTACTACCTGTCGCCGCCGTTCGGGCCAGCCTGTTTCTTCCTGAAGTCGGTCGCCCCGAAGGATATACAGCTTCAGGAAATCTTCGCCGCGGTTCTGCCGTTCATCGGGTTGCAGGCCATCGGCCTGTTCCTGGTGCTGTTCTTCCCCGACCTGGCGCTCTGGCTGCCAAACCTGCTGGACTGAGGAGAAACCCATGAAACCATCGGATCAGGATCTCACGCGGCAGGACGAGGACATCTCCAGTGCCGAGTTCGAAACCGAGGAGCGTCAGGATTACCGCTTCGGCAACTGGCCGGAGATTGCCGGACTTGCGTTCACGATCTTCGTCGTGTGGCTGACATTTGCCTTCACCGGATGACAATGATGACCCAAAAAAAACCAAAAGACCTGCGCTCGGCCCGGTGGTTCGCGCCCGATGACTTGCGCAGCTTCGGCCACCGTTCCCGGATGATGCAGCTCGGCTATTCCGAGGACGATTTCCGGAACAAGCCGGTCATCGGTGTTCTGAACACCTGGTCGGAACTCAATACCTGCCATTCGCACTTCAAGGAGCGCGTGCAGGATGTGAAACGCGGCGTTTTCCAGGCCGGCGGTTTCGCCGTGGAACTGCCGTCCCTGTCCGTGGACGAGAGCTTCACCAAGCCGACATCGATGCTCTACCGAAACCTGCTGGCGATCGAGACGGAAGAGCAGATCCGCTCCCATCCGCTGGACGGCGTCGTGCTGATGGGCGGATGCGACAAGACCACTCCCGGGCTGGTGATGGGAGCCCTGTCCGCGGGCGTTCCCATGATCTACCTGCCGGCTGGCCCGATGCTGAGGGGCAACTTTGCCGGAAAGGTTCTCGGGTCGGGGTCGGATGCCTGGAAATACTGGGACGAGCGCCGGGCCGGCAACATCACCGACGAGGAGTGGCTCGGCATCCAGGGCGGCATCGCGCGCTCCGCCGGGACCTGCATGACCATGGGCACGGCCTCGACGATGACCGCGATCGCCGACGCCATGGGCCTGACCCTGCCGGGGGCGTCGTCGATCCCTGCCGTCGATTCCGGCCATCAGCGCATGGGTGCCGATTGCGGTCGCAGGATCGTCGAGATGGTGTGGGAGGATCTCACGCCCGACAGGATCGTCACGGAGGCGGCCTGCCGCAACGCCGCGGTGGTCGCCATGGCGACGGGATGCTCGACGAATGCGGTGGTCCATCTGATCGCCATGGCCAGGCGGGCAGGGGTCGACCTGACGCTGGACGATCTCGATGCCCTTGGCAGGACCACGCCCCTGATCGCCAATGTCCGCCCTTCCGGCAAGGACTACCTGATGGAGGATTTCTTCTATGCGGGCGGTTTGCGCGGCCTGATGAAACAGATCGAGGAGCGTCTGGACCTGTCCGCCCTGACCGTGACCGGCAGGAGCCTTGGAGAGAATCTGGAAGGGGCGCAGGTCCACAATGACGACGTGATCCGGCCGCTGTCGAACCCGGTCTACCAGGAAGGATCACTGGCAGTTCTGCGTGGAAATCTGTGTCCCGACGGCGCGGTCATCAAACCGGCTGCCTGCGATCCCAAGTTTCACTGCCACGAGGGGCCGGCTCTCGTCTTCGACAGCTACCCGGAAATGAAGGCGGCCGTCGACGACGAGACGCTCGACGTGACGCCGGATCATGTCCTGGTGCTGCGCAACGCGGGGCCCCTGGGCGGCCCGGGATTTCCCGAGTGGGGCATGTTGCCGATCCCGAAAGCCCTGATCAAGAAAGGCCACCGGGACATGTTGCGCATCTCGGACGCGCGCATGTCGGGCACGTCCTATGGCGCGTGCGTTCTTCACGTGGCCCCGGAAAGCTTCGTCGGCGGTCCCCTGGCCTTGCTGCGGACCGGAGACATGGTTCGGCTCGATGTCCCGAACCGCAGCCTGGACATGCTGGTCGACGAGGCGGAACTGGAGCGGCGGCGCGCGGCCTGGACACCTCCTCCCGCGCGGTTCGAACGCGGCTGGGGCTACATGTTCTCTCAGCATGTGACCCAGGCGGACAAGGGGTGCGACTTCGATTTTCTCGAGCGCGGTTTCGGCAAAAGCGCGGGCGAGCCGGATATCTTCTGATGGTGCCGGGTCGCGCAAACCTGCCGTGCGGCACGCCCTCGGCATCGACCTTGAAACGGTCACCCGGCGGGGTGGCACCCTGAATTGAACCAGACCGGGCCCGGCTCGGCCCTCCCCACAATCGCACAGGAGCGATCATGCTCGACAAGACCTTCAAACCGCATGGAAAACACCTGATCGCGGGTGCCTGGCTGGCCGGCACGGCCACCTTCGATTCAGAACCCGCGCACGGGCCGGTACACAGTTTCAGTGTCGGCACACCCGACCTTGTCGATGCCGCCTGCCGGGCGGCGGAGGAAGCGTTCGAAACCTATGGCTGGTCCTCGCGGCAGGAGCGGGCAGCCTTTCTGAACGCCATCGCCGATGAAATCGAGGCGCGCGGCGAGGCGATCACGCAAATCGGCTGCCAGGAAACCGGCCTGCCCGAAGCGCGCCTTCAGGGAGAGCGCGGCCGCACGACCGGACAGCTCCGGTTGTTTGCGGACCACATCCTGGGAGGTGCCTATCTGGACCGGCGGCACGACGCGGCCCTGCCTGACCGCCAACCGCTGCCGCGCCCCGACCTGAAGATGGTTCAGCGGCCGATCGGGCCCGTGGCCGTCTTCGGCGCTTCGAATTTTCCGCTGGCCTTCTCCACCGCGGGCGGTGACACCGCGTCGGCGCTGGCCGCCGGATGCCCGGTGGTGGTCAAGGGCCACTCCGCCCATCCCGGGACGGGCGAAATCGTCGCCGAGGCCGTTCAAGCGGCGATTTCGAAATGCGGCGTCCACCCGGGGGTCTTTTCCCTGATCCAGGGCGGCAGGCGTGATGTCGGACAGGCACTCGTTCAGCATCCGCTGATCCGGGCCGTCGGGTTCACCGGGTCGCTTGGGGGCGGGCGTGCGCTGTTCGATCTTTGCGCCGCACGCACGGACCCGATCCCGTTCTTCGGCGAACTCGGCAGCGTCAACCCGATGTTCCTGCTGCCGGCGGCCGCAAAGGCCCGCGCCGCGAAGATCGGCGAAGGCTGGGCGGGCTCCCTGACCATGGGTGCCGGACAGTTCTGCACCAATCCGGGCATTGCCGTTGTCGAGAAAGGGGCTGATGGCGATGCATTCGTTCGGGCGGCGGCCGAAGCCCTCAAGAGTGTCCAGGGCCAATGCATGCTGACGGACGGGATCGCGGCTGCCTATCGTGACGGCAAGGCGCGCTTCGAGGCGGGCAACGCCGTCCGGCCTGTCCTTGTCACCGACAGCGCCGGCCGCAATGCCAATCCCAATCTCTATGAAACCGATGCCTCCGCGTTTTTCGAGGACCATGTGCTCGGCGAAGAGGTGTTCGGACCGCTCGGCCTGGTCGTGCGCGTCAGCGGCGCGGACGAAATGGAAGATCTGGCACGAAGCCTGGAGGGACAGCTGACCGCAACCCTGCACCTGGACGAGGGCGACCTGGCGCTGGCCCGCCGGCTGATGCCGGTGCTCGAACGCAAGGCGGGGCGGGTGCTTGCCAATGGTTTTCCGACCGGTGTGGAGGTCTGCGATGCCATGGTTCACGGCGGGCCTTATCCTGCCTCGACCAATTTCGGGGCCACATCCGTGGGCACGCTCTCGATCCGGCGCTTCCTGCGGCCGGTCTGCTACCAGAACCTGCCTGACGCGCTGCTGCCGGGCGACCTGCAACAAGGACTTTGACGATGAACGAAGAGACCCGTGACAAACTGATGGGCGTGTCGGTGGCAACGCTTGCCACGGCACTGTTCAAGCGGGGCCTGCGCAACCAGGTGATCCAGGGCGTGCACCCGGTGGGCCGGAAGGGCCGGAACATGGTCGGGCCCGCTTTCACCCTGCGTTACATGCCTGCGCGCGAGGACCGCAACCAGCTCACTGAATTCCGCCGGGAGGACCATCCCCAGCGGGTGGCCATCGAGACCTGTCCGGAAGGGTCCGTCCTGGTGATGGACAGCCGCAAACAGGCCAATGCGGCTTCGGCCGGCGACATCCTGATCACGCGCCTGATGGTGCGCGGCGGCGCCGGCGTGGTCACCGATGGCGGTTTCCGCGACGCGGCGGTCATTGCCGAACTCGATATCCCCGCCTATCACACACGGCCGTCCTCGCCGACCAACCTCACCAACAACGAGGCCATCGCGATCAACGAACCGATCGGATGCGGCGATGCACCGGTGTTCCCGGGGGACATTGTCGTCGGTGACGATGATTGTGTCATCGTCATCCCGGCCCACCTGGCCGAGGAGGTCGCCGATGAAGCGGTCGAGATGACGGCCTATGAGGATTTTGTCGTCGAACAGGTAAAGGCCGGCCAGAGCATCATCGGCCTTTATCCCCGGACGCGGGACGAGCACCTCACGGCCTTCGAGGCCTGGCGCAAGGCAAATGGTCGGTGACTGACCCCACCGTGAACTCAAGGGGCGCCCGGCGGGGCGCCTTTTTTGTTTCGCGTTTCGACAGTGAGCCTCCTCCGTGGGCGGCACTCAGCTTCCTGCCCGATGCTTCCGTTTCCCGGAACAAGTGTCATCGGGCTGCTCCCTTCCGTGTTGGCATGGTTCGAAGGTGTTGCCTCCGGTCCCCCAATTGGTGATGGTATGCGGGAGACGCGAGACCGGCGCCGAGGGATCCGTTGTCCTCGGACGCATGTTTCGCGAGTTTTGTCGGAGGCGGACGGTTCAATGAACATTGCGACCCTTGCAGAGCTTTCACCGCAATCGCGTCCGCGCCGGCATGGCCTGTTTGTCCTGGTGATCCTGCCCGTCCTGCTGCTGTCGACCTTGCCGGGCAGGGCCGATGACGTGCTCGGCGCGGTCCGCCAGACCCTGTCGCAACCCGACCGCCTGCCGCTCATTGTCGAAAAACGGCGGAGAGGTATCGCCCGGTTCTACGGGGGCGACGATGCCGGCCTGCTCTGGTACGGCAACCCGCGCAGCGGGGATCTGGTCGAACAGATGCGGGCCGCCTCCGCAAACGGCCTGAGACCGGAGGACTATCCCTTCGAGCTGCTCGAAGATGAGGCGCGACGGATGGGGCCATCCCTGCCAGCGCCGGAAGCTGCCTGGATCGAGCTTCTGTTCACCGCCCATTTTCTGGATTTTGCCAGCGACCTGAGGGCCGGGCGCGTGTCGCCGCGTGTGCTTTATCCAGATGCCTACATGCCGCGAAACGAAATCGATACCCGGCAGGCGCTCGAACGCCTGACCGCGTCGGACGGGCTGGACGGTTTCATCGAGATCTGGCAGCCGCAAGACGATACCTATCGGCGGCTCAAGGGCCATCTGGGCCTGCTCCTGAATGCTGCCGCGGCAGGAGGCTTCACCTTCATCGAACCAGGCGAGGATCTCCTGGCAGGTGCCTCCGATGCGCGTGTTCCTGTGCTTCGCCGCAGGCTCCTCGAAGACGGTCTGTTGCAGGAAGCTTCCGGCAGCGATGTGCTCGACAAGCGCACGGCGTTTGCGGTTGCACAGGCGCAACAGCGCTATGGTTTGCCCGTTTCGGCGAACCTGACACCTGCGCTCGTGCGGGCGCTCAATATCCCGGTCGGGCGGCGTATCGAACAGGTCTCCAACGCCATGGAACGGATCCGCTGGATCCCGCCGGAGTTTTCCAGGCTGCAGCTTCTCGTCAACAAGGGCGAGAACCGCTTCGTCTTTCTGGAAAACGGCCGGGTCGCCCGGGAGGGGCGGGCCTTCGCAAACTGTCCAGACCGCAATTACACAACCATGGCCACGACCATCGAAGCGGTCACCTTCCACCCGACCTGGCAGGTGCCTCTGGAGTTTCTCGGCCAGGAGCTGCTGCCACGGCTGCAGGAGGACCCCGATCTG carries:
- a CDS encoding ribonuclease activity regulator RraA, with product MNEETRDKLMGVSVATLATALFKRGLRNQVIQGVHPVGRKGRNMVGPAFTLRYMPAREDRNQLTEFRREDHPQRVAIETCPEGSVLVMDSRKQANAASAGDILITRLMVRGGAGVVTDGGFRDAAVIAELDIPAYHTRPSSPTNLTNNEAIAINEPIGCGDAPVFPGDIVVGDDDCVIVIPAHLAEEVADEAVEMTAYEDFVVEQVKAGQSIIGLYPRTRDEHLTAFEAWRKANGR
- the araD gene encoding L-arabinonate dehydratase codes for the protein MTQKKPKDLRSARWFAPDDLRSFGHRSRMMQLGYSEDDFRNKPVIGVLNTWSELNTCHSHFKERVQDVKRGVFQAGGFAVELPSLSVDESFTKPTSMLYRNLLAIETEEQIRSHPLDGVVLMGGCDKTTPGLVMGALSAGVPMIYLPAGPMLRGNFAGKVLGSGSDAWKYWDERRAGNITDEEWLGIQGGIARSAGTCMTMGTASTMTAIADAMGLTLPGASSIPAVDSGHQRMGADCGRRIVEMVWEDLTPDRIVTEAACRNAAVVAMATGCSTNAVVHLIAMARRAGVDLTLDDLDALGRTTPLIANVRPSGKDYLMEDFFYAGGLRGLMKQIEERLDLSALTVTGRSLGENLEGAQVHNDDVIRPLSNPVYQEGSLAVLRGNLCPDGAVIKPAACDPKFHCHEGPALVFDSYPEMKAAVDDETLDVTPDHVLVLRNAGPLGGPGFPEWGMLPIPKALIKKGHRDMLRISDARMSGTSYGACVLHVAPESFVGGPLALLRTGDMVRLDVPNRSLDMLVDEAELERRRAAWTPPPARFERGWGYMFSQHVTQADKGCDFDFLERGFGKSAGEPDIF
- a CDS encoding aldehyde dehydrogenase (NADP(+)), which produces MLDKTFKPHGKHLIAGAWLAGTATFDSEPAHGPVHSFSVGTPDLVDAACRAAEEAFETYGWSSRQERAAFLNAIADEIEARGEAITQIGCQETGLPEARLQGERGRTTGQLRLFADHILGGAYLDRRHDAALPDRQPLPRPDLKMVQRPIGPVAVFGASNFPLAFSTAGGDTASALAAGCPVVVKGHSAHPGTGEIVAEAVQAAISKCGVHPGVFSLIQGGRRDVGQALVQHPLIRAVGFTGSLGGGRALFDLCAARTDPIPFFGELGSVNPMFLLPAAAKARAAKIGEGWAGSLTMGAGQFCTNPGIAVVEKGADGDAFVRAAAEALKSVQGQCMLTDGIAAAYRDGKARFEAGNAVRPVLVTDSAGRNANPNLYETDASAFFEDHVLGEEVFGPLGLVVRVSGADEMEDLARSLEGQLTATLHLDEGDLALARRLMPVLERKAGRVLANGFPTGVEVCDAMVHGGPYPASTNFGATSVGTLSIRRFLRPVCYQNLPDALLPGDLQQGL